A region of Micropterus dolomieu isolate WLL.071019.BEF.003 ecotype Adirondacks linkage group LG01, ASM2129224v1, whole genome shotgun sequence DNA encodes the following proteins:
- the LOC123969154 gene encoding collectin-12-like — MKDDFADEEEVQSFGYKRFGIQEGTQCTKCKNEWALKTSIALLYVLCTLLTIAVAVLGYKVVQRVDSVSEGIANYGGKIIAVETDLKKLDDQAGEKLENTTTEIQSFKNNIWSLQRQLSAVEERIHSDQVKLSQLQNIGSDIQNSQGSIQGLLDGNTATLHSVNGTLRSYGSIIEGLQDDTARLQRELQQQVKLQDQALLSISSLNFTQAQQRGLIAVLQRSVDDTSQAIQKMRNDFQSLEQTARQTRSDTEWLRSKVENLQVLASNVSALAKANNDSLEEVGSQLTFMANKLQNTSSLADAHDQTLREILDQQRDFGNLTSTKFDRLEVRLDESEQSIDRVTGNISFTTQLLGAINLNLNELRTCSETVDRHSDFLLNLNGSMTEMRTDAASLKSQQEELAARVDKEVTNLSIVMEEMKLVDTKHSQLITNFTILQGPPGPRGPRGDKGPQGVSGLPGQKGEKGEKGAPGIQGSRGEQGIPGPPGLPGFKGLPGLPGSPGSKGSRGSGGRAGPPGGKGEPGTAGLPGRDGQPGPQGAQGPPGIRGSMGPAGEQGPRGLPGPVGPPGPAGPPGQPGMPIRVPVIPFGPVSLQDEAVAPTLWAPGCPIDWVNYRDKCYFFSKDLRSFDDAKATCESSSASLLIINDMEEQIWLKERTTGKGYFWMGLTDGGKEDVWRWLDGTEPAFTKWKPGQPDNWGHGHELGEDCAGLIHEGLWNDFFCEDLISYICEKDMETPRSPGL, encoded by the exons tggTGCAAAGAGTTGACAGTGTGTCTGAGGGTATTGCAAACTATGGAGGAAAGATAATTGCTGTTGAGACTGATTTGAAAAAGCTAG ATGATCAAGCAGGGGAGAAATTGGAGAATACCACCACAGAGATCCAGTCTTTCAAGAACAACATCTGGAGTCTCCAGAGGCAGCTGTCTGCGGTGGAGGAACGCATCCACAGCGATCAAGTTAAGCTGAGTCAGCTGCAGAACATTGGTTCAGACATCCAGAACAGCCAGGGCTCCATTCAGGGACTGCTGGACGGCAACACGGCCACCTTGCACTCTGTAAACGGCACCCTACGATCTTATGGCAGCATCATTGAGGGCCTGCAGGACGACACAGCCAGGCTGCAGAGAGAACTCCAGCAGCAGGTGAAACTTCAGGACCAGGCGCTGCTCAGTATCAGCAGCCTTAACTTCACCCAGGCCCAGCAGAGAGGCCTCATTGCCGTTCTGCAGCGCTCAGTGGATGACACAAGCCAAGCCATCCAGAAAATGCGTAATGACTTTCAGAGCCTCGAGCAGACGGCCCGACAGACACGCTCTGATACTGAGTGGCTTCGTAGTAAGGTGGAAAACCTGCAGGTCCTGGCCAGTAATGTCTCAGCTCTTGCAAAGGCCAACAACGACAGCCTGGAAGAGGTGGGATCACAGCTCACTTTTATGGCCAACAAGCTCCAGAACACCAGCAGCCTGGCAGACGCTCACGACCAGACGCTGAGGGAGATTTTGGACCAGCAGAGGGACTTTGGTAACCTCACATCCACCAAGTTTGACCGGCTGGAGGTGCGGCTGGATGAGTCGGAGCAGAGTATAGACCGCGTTACCGGCAACATCAGCTTCACCACACAGCTCTTGGGGGCCATCAACCTTAACCTGAACGAGTTACGCACTTGTTCCGAGACTGTCGACCGTCACTCAGACTTCCTACTGAACCTCAACGGCAGCATGACAGAGATGAGGACAGATGCAGCCAGTCTAAAGTCCCAGCAGGAAGAGCTGGCAGCACGTGTGGACAAGGAGGTCACCAACCTCTCTATTGTCATGGAGGAGATGAAGCTGGTGGACACTAAGCACTCACAACTAATAACCAACTTCACTATTTTACAAG GTCCCCCTGGTCCCAGAGGGCCACGAGGGGACAAAGGACCTCAGGGAGTATCTGGTCTGCCTGGCCAGAAGGgagaaaaaggggaaaagggTGCTCCTGGGATACAAGGATCTCGAGGAGAGCAGGGTATCCCAGGACCACCAGGTCTGCCAGGGTTTAAAGGCCTGCCAGGCCTACCTGGCAGCCCCGGGTCCAAGGGCTCCCGAGGGTCAGGAGGGAGGGCCGGACCTCCTGGAGGTAAAGGAGAGCCCGGTACTGCTGGTCTGCCTGGAAGAGACGGACAGCCTGGTCCTCAGGGGGCACAGGGACCACCTGGTATTAGAGGCTCAATGGGACCAGCTGGGGAGCAGGGGCCAAGGGGCCTGCCAGGGCCAGTGGGGCCTCCAGGGCCAGCAGGACCACCGGGACAGCCAGGGATGCCAATCCGTGTTCCAGTCATTCCTTTTGGCCCTGTGTCTCTGCAGGATGAGGCAGTGGCTCCTACACTATGGGCCCCAG GATGCCCCATTGACTGGGTAAACTACAGAGACAAGTGCTACTTTTTCTCCAAAGACCTGCGCAGTTTTGATGATGCAAAGGCAACCTGTGAATCATCGTCTGCATCATTGTTGATCATCAACGATATGGAGGAACAG ATATGGCTGAAGGAGCGGACCACTGGAAAGGGCTACTTCTGGATGGGTCTGACTGACGGAGGGAAGGAGGACGTTTGGCGCTGGCTGGACGGGACTGAACCTGCATTCAC AAAGTGGAAGCCTGGTCAGCCTGACAACTGGGGCCATGGGCATGAATTGGGAGAAGACTGTGCGGGGCTCATCCATGAAGGGTTGTGGAATGATTTCTTCTGTGAAGATCTCATAAGCTATATCTGTGAGAAGGACATGGAGACGC CAAGATCACCTGGATTGTAG